In Rhea pennata isolate bPtePen1 unplaced genomic scaffold, bPtePen1.pri scaffold_23_1, whole genome shotgun sequence, a single window of DNA contains:
- the LOC134154305 gene encoding olfactory receptor 14A16-like: protein MSNRSSLSEFLLLAFADTQDLQLLHFSLFLGIYLAALLGNGFIITAVACDHHLHTPMYFFLLNLSLLNLGTISTTVPKSMANSLWDTRAISYTGCVAQMFLFLFLLGGEYCLLTVMAYERYVVICTPLHYSTLMDSRACVKMAAAAWASGFLHALLHTANTFSIPLCQGNTVDQFFCEIPHILKLSCSDAYFREIWLLMVSAFLFFGCFIFIVVSYVQIFTVMLKIPSEQGRHKAFSMCLPHLTMVSLFVSTAFFAYLKPPSLSSPALDLVVAVLYSVLPPTLNPLIYSMRNKELKDVLRKLIQRILGQQQ from the coding sequence ATGTCCAACAGGAGCTCCCTcagtgagttcctcctcctggcatttgcagacacacaggacctgcagctcttgcacttctcgctcttcctgggcatctacctggctgccctcctgggcaatgGATTCATCATCACAGCTGTAGCCTGTGACCACcacctccacacccccatgtacttcttcctcctgaacctctccctcctcaaccttggcaccatctccaccactgtccccaaatccatggcgaattccctgtgggacaccagggccatttcctacaCAGGATGTGTTGCacaaatgtttctatttctcttcttgttagGAGGAGAGTATTGTCTTCTCACAGTCATGGCTTATGAGCGCTACGTTGTCATCTGCACACCCCTACACTATAGCACactcatggacagcagagcctgtgtcaaaatggcagcagctgcctgggccagtggttttctccatgctctcctgcacactgccaacacattttccatacccctctgccaaggcaacacagtggaccagttcttctgtgagattccccacatcctcaagctctcctgctcagatGCCTACTTCAGGGAAATTTGGCTTCTTATGGTTagtgcttttttattctttgggtgtttcattttcattgtggtgtcctacgtgcagatcttcactgtTATGCTGaagatcccctctgagcagggccggcataaagccttttccatgtgcctccctcatCTGACCATGGTCTCCCTATTTGTCAGCACAGCATtttttgcctacctgaagcccccctccctctcttccccagctctggacctggtggtggctgttctgtattCGGTGCTGCCTCCAACACTGAATCCCCTCAtttacagcatgaggaacaaggagctcaaagATGTCCTGAGGAAACTGATTCAGCGCATCCTAGGTCAGCAGCAATAA